The genomic segment TCTTTAAATGATATGACATCCTACGCGCCGGCCTACAGCATTTCCAAAGCTGCACTGAATGCCGTCACGCGCCAACTCGCGGCAGCGCTGCAAGGTAAAGGTATTGCCGTGAACTCGGTTTGTCCCGGCTGGGTCCGCACAGATATGGGCGGACGCCATGCGCCGCGGTCGGTGGCAAAGGGCGCGGAAACGATTGTCTGGCGTGCCGCCGCTGCGCCGCAAAATTTAACCGGCCAATTTTTGCGCGATCGTAAAGTTATTCCATGGTAACTGCCGACGGTTACGGTTCTCGCTCGAGCCGGGCAATGTAGCAGCCCGCTTCCGCATTTCTTACGTGAATGTATTCGACGGCCGCATGCGCAAAAATCCGGGTGATTGCGCTTTCGACATCGCCGTGCGCAACGCGCTCGCGGGCCACCTGCCAGCGCCCGCGTCCATACCCTTCGAGCATGAGCGGTAATTCGCGCAATGCTGCCGGGAAACCCCGTTGCTCGTAGCGAACGCAGGCATCACGATGAATGAAAATCGGCCCCGGAGACGGATAGGCGTCCAAGCCTTCAAACGGATTGAATGTGAACAAAAGGCGCTGCTCTTCGCCTTGACGAAATGTTTGAAGGCAGAAACGGCAAGGCCCGTAGCCTTTTGCCGTTTCGACATGAGCCGGGTGCCCATACTGTGGCGATTTCAGCGTATTTCGAGCTTTTTCAGCAACGTTTTCAGGAATAGCAACGACGCGAAATTGAATCATGGTTTACTCTTTCTGTTTACATGCTGGAGAAGGATTTTTTGCGACAATTTTTGGTAATATAAGCTCACCGCCTTTTTTCTCAACCCGATTCTTGCTATATTACTTCCTGTGAACAAACTCACCAATGCACTAACGATTTTTTTAAAGGAGAAATTTCATGCAACGTCATGCTTCTGCGGTTTGGCAAGGAACCTTGAAAGAAGGCAAAGGCACGCTCTCAACGCAAAGCGGCGTCTTGCAGGCAACGCCCTATTCCTTCAGCGGCCGGTTTGAATCCGGCGCGGGCACCAACCCTGAAGAATTGATCGCCGCCGCGCACGCGGGCTGCTTCACCATGGCGCTGGGCGCGAAATTGAGCGCCGCCGGTTTTCCGCCGGAAAAGCTGAGCACACGCGCGAACCTGGCGCTCGAACAGGTGCAGGGTAATTGGACGATCACCACGATTCATTTGGAGCTGACCGGCAAAGTGCCGGGCGTCGCGCGCGCCAGGTTCGACGAGCTGGCCAACGACGCCAAGGCGACATGCATCGTCTCCCGCGCCCTCACGGCGCAAATCACGCTAACCGCGACGTTGGAAGCATAATTCGCTTCTTCACTATTCCGGCAGAATGATCAAACGGCAATGCAAGGGAAAAATACTCTGCCGTGCGATCATTCTGCTTTTTTATTTCTGGCCTCGTTACGCAACAGGAGAACCCTGCTGCATGGCTCGCGTGTTGTTGCTTTTCGGTCACCCTGCCTTGGAAAATCGCGCATCAACGCGCGTTTGATTCACGACATTATCAATCTTGAGGGAATTATGTTTATCGATCTCTACGAAACATATCCTGATTTTTTTATCGACGGCGCGCGCGAGCAGCGACGATGACGCCCTCGTGCTCGAACACGACTGGACCTGCGGTGCAAACGATGCGGCGCGAGACGACAAAAATATCTTGCACGTTGGTATCATCGGCGGCAGATCGAA from the Cytophagia bacterium CHB2 genome contains:
- a CDS encoding SDR family oxidoreductase translates to SLNDMTSYAPAYSISKAALNAVTRQLAAALQGKGIAVNSVCPGWVRTDMGGRHAPRSVAKGAETIVWRAAAAPQNLTGQFLRDRKVIPW
- a CDS encoding DUF1203 domain-containing protein, with protein sequence MIQFRVVAIPENVAEKARNTLKSPQYGHPAHVETAKGYGPCRFCLQTFRQGEEQRLLFTFNPFEGLDAYPSPGPIFIHRDACVRYEQRGFPAALRELPLMLEGYGRGRWQVARERVAHGDVESAITRIFAHAAVEYIHVRNAEAGCYIARLEREP
- a CDS encoding OsmC family protein, producing MQRHASAVWQGTLKEGKGTLSTQSGVLQATPYSFSGRFESGAGTNPEELIAAAHAGCFTMALGAKLSAAGFPPEKLSTRANLALEQVQGNWTITTIHLELTGKVPGVARARFDELANDAKATCIVSRALTAQITLTATLEA